The Quercus robur chromosome 7, dhQueRobu3.1, whole genome shotgun sequence genome has a segment encoding these proteins:
- the LOC126691522 gene encoding uncharacterized protein LOC126691522, which translates to MGRKRQLRLVYVGQGSSQSRQRVEAADEEPHISEDARPVATPVASDDDETLAPDTDDYVQTQTPVQNPAPEHNRASENRPGKRGKTRLADIWAMTGEYKIQLPLNDEGQPIGDDGELFVRWLGSFCENGLLCPLTPAGWPRVPKKFKNDCWMEIKQRYIIDPTIVEPPNQMGWAMSQLGELRRNRRTKLKKDHKKPGLSREQVLAIEPPGVIPAQWKEMVDYWFNEKTETLSLKNKASRDKQKDIARCGAKSFAQISAEME; encoded by the exons ATGGGGAGGAAACGTCAGTTGCGACTTGTTTACGTTGGGCAAGGATCATCACAGTCACGACAACGGGTGGAGGCAGCTGATGAGGAACCCCACATTTCTGAGGATGCAAGACCGGTGGCAACACCGGTGGCAAGTGACGATGATGAGACACTAGCTCCAG ATACAGATGATTATGTTCAAACCCAAACACCGGTACAAAATCCAGCACCGGAACATAATCGAGCATCAGAAAATAGGCCTGGAAAACGTGGGAAAACAAGGTTGGCTGACATATGGGCAATGACTGGTGAGTACAAAATTCAGTTGCCGTTAAATGATGAAGGCCAACCGATTGGCGATGACGGGGAATTGTTCGTTCGATGGTTGGGCTCGTTTTGCGAGAATGGCCTATTATGCCCGCTTACGCCTGCTGGGTGGCCACGTGTCcctaaaaagtttaaaaatgatTGTTGGATGGAGATTAAG CAACGGTATATAATTGATCCCACTATTGTCGAACCACCCAATCAAATGGGATGGGCAATGAGTCAGCTAGGAGAACTAAGGAGGAATCGCAGGACCAAGTTGAAGAAGGATCACAAAAAACCTGGGCTGTCACGTGAACAAGTATTGGCTATTGAACCGCCTGGGGTTATCCCAGCACAGTGGAAGGAGATGGTTGATTATTGGTTCAATGAAAAAACTGAG ACATTAAGTCTCAAAAACAAGGCGAGTCGAGACAAGCAAAAAGACATAGCAAGATGTGGGGCAAAAAGTTTTGCTCAAATTTCTGCTGAAATG GAATAa
- the LOC126691523 gene encoding uncharacterized protein LOC126691523: MDKSWMKKQRGSREYIEGVLKFVEFASKHASDGKIFCPCTKCVNMNLVLPGVAREHLWSKGMLQNYTLWKWHGESAAVPTATECGSSHVQESLEQYGDFRGMLHDLCPTHGMPPEPMDEGETVQQPAQGPNDGAQKFYKMIDDVNKPLYAGCTKFSIFSAIVVLFQLKTLCGWTNKSFTMLLQLLMDMLPSDAKLPKDHYEAKKIVRDLGLGYEKIHACPNDCMLFWKENVNLEACPCCKESRWKPNEASVTNNNASSSKGKKKAAKILRWFPLKPRLQRLFLSPDLASSMKWHANGRTEDGVMRHPADSDAWKMFDTTHLQFSFEPRNVRLGLAADGFNPFGMLSTTHSTWPVMLVPYNLPPWLCMKRSSLILSLVIPGPKSPGIAIDVYLQPLVEELRELWDVGVEAYDASSKNVFQLHAALMWTVHDFPAYADVSGWSTKGKFACPCCASETDSKYLKNGRKFCYMGHRRWLGSDHEFRKEDTLFDGFTDMRVAPVPPVASDIIVDTETLLTRCLGKKCREKYNKRKRGEANQYVWKKRSIFFTLPYWKDHKLRHNLDVMHIEKNVMDNILGTLLNVKDWTKDNYKARLDLAEMGIRRELHLQRKSDDKYMIPPACFHMTTLEKDGFLQVLRDVKVPDGYASNISRRVNLKERKISGLKSHDNHILMQQLLPIALRGSLPSHVIRPLIKLACFFRKICSKTLTVFDIASAEADIAVTLCELENIFPPSFFTVMVHLVMHLATEAKIGGPVQYRWMYPIERYLSRLKSYVRNRAAPEGCIAEGYIVEECLTFCSRYMEGVETIFSRPTRTMEESTGVVSSVALESRELTQAHRYVLFNSENIYQFREMHKSLTKDELQKGHCRISNATIHKHHMENFCGWFRSHVMSMTAADRERSGLSDTLVTLSKGPYTSVNRLKHYVINGLKFRSSNVEGNRKTQNSGVSVATEGGNMYYGVLTDIIELNYSGNIKHVLFKCKWVDDQNRRGYKTDEFGFPMVNFNHSVHGGEEMVHEPYVLASQATQVFYVEDKRQKDWYVVVKTKARDVFDAGIGPHCNEDDTDEFLENIPYSVTSPDVGRDDLRWGRDDVEGMTIDASIIGPRDLPEMDDLDECEFIDDDSNDEDDNEVDYSDDE, translated from the exons ATGGATAAAAGTTGGATGAAGAAGCAGAGGGGTTCAAGGGAATATATTGAAGGTGTACTTAAATTTGTGGAATTTGCATCAAAACATGCAAGCGATGGGAAAATCTTTTGTCCTTGTACCAAATGTGTGAATATGAATTTGGTACTGCCAGGGGTGGCACGTGAACATCTTTGGAGTAAGGGGATGCTTCAAAATTACACACTTTGGAAATGGCATGGGGAATCGGCGGCTGTGCCAACTGCCACTGAATGTGGGAGTAGTCATGTCCAAGAGTCCTTAGAACAATACGGTGACTTTCGTGGGATGTTGCATGATTTGTGCCCCACGCATGGAATGCCACCTGAACCAATGGACGAAGGGGAAACTGTGCAACAACCGGCTCAAGGTCCAAATGATGGTGCACAAAAGTTTTACAAAATGATAGATGATGTGAACAAACCTTTATATGCTGGGTGTACAAAATTTAGCATATTCTCAGCCATCGTTGTGTTGTTCCAGTTGAAGACTCTTTGTGGTTGGACGAACAAGTCATTTACTATGTTGCTTCAACTCTTGATGGATATGCTCCCTTCTGACGCTAAGTTGCCAAAGGACCATTATGAGGCTAAGAAAATAGTTCgagatttgggtttggggtATGAGAAGATCCATGCTTGTCCCAATGATTGTATGCTATTTTGGAAGGAGAATGTTAACCTCGAGGCATGTCCTTGTTGCAAAGAAAGTAGGTGGAAACCGAATGAGGCATCTGTTACAAATAATAATGCCTCATCTAGTAAGGGAAAGAAGAAAGCTGCAAAGATCCTACGCTGGTTTCCCTTAAAGCCAAGATTGCAGCGATTATTTTTGTCACCCGACTTGGCTAGTTCTATGAAATGGCATGCTAATGGTCGTACAGAGGACGGGGTAATGCGGCATCCTGCTGACTCGGATGCATGGAAAATGTTTGACACTACGCATTTACAGTTCTCGTTTGAGCCTCGTAATGTCAGACTTGGATTAGCTGCGGATGGATTCAACCCCTTCGGAATGCTGAGTACTACTCACAGCACTTGGCCTGTCATGCTAGTCCCTTACAATCTCCCGCCTTGGTTGTGCATGAAACGGTCATCTTTGATTTTATCACTAGTTATTCCTGGACCTAAATCTCCAGGGATTGCAATAGATGTGTACTTGCAACCCTTAGTAGAAGAATTGAGGGAATTATGGGATGTTGGAGTAGAAGCGTACGATGCATCTTCAAAAAATGTATTCCAATTGCATGCAGCATTGATGTGGACGGTACATGACTTTCCTGCATACGCAGATGTGTCGGGTTGGAGTACGAAGGGTAAGTTTGCGTGTCCTTGTTGTGCCTCAGAGACCGActccaaatatttaaaaaatggccGCAAATTCTGTTACATGGGACATAGGCGATGGTTGGGTAGTGACCACGAATTTCGGAAAGAAGATACTTTATTTGATGGATTCACTGATATGCGAGTGGCTCCTGTGCCACCAGTTGCGTCAGACATAATTGTGGACACTGAAACTTTACTTACACGTTGTCTGGGAAAGAAATGTCgagaaaaatacaataaaagaaagagaggtgaGGCAAACCAGTATGTTTGGAAGAAGAGAAGTATTTTTTTCACATTGCCTTATTGGAAGGATCACAAGTTGCGACACAATCTTGATGTGATGCATATAGAGAAGAATGTGATGGACAATATACTTGGCACTTTGCTGAACGTGAAGGACTGGACAAAGGACAATTACAAGGCACGCCTTGACTTGGCGGAAATGGGAATAAGGAGAGAACTCCACCTACAGCGAAAAAGTGATGATAAGTATATGATACCGCCTGCGTGTTTTCATATGACTACATTGGAGAAAGATGGTTTCTTGCAAGTTTTGCGAGACGTAAAAGTGCCCGATGGATATGCTTCCAACATCTCCCGCCGTGTCAACCTCAAAGAACGTAAGATTTCTGGTTTAAAGAGTCACGATAATCACATCCTGATGCAACAACTCCTTCCAATTGCTTTACGAGGATCTTTGCCATCGCATGTTATTAGGCCTTTGATAAAGTTAGCTTGTTTCTTTAGGAAAATTTGTTCGAAAACCCTTACGGTGTTTGATATTGCGAGTGCTGAGGCTGACATTGCAGTGACGTTGTGTGAATTGGAAAATATATTTCCTCCATCTTTCTTCACTGTGATGGTACATTTGGTCATGCACTTGGCTACTGAAGCCAAGATTGGTGGTCCAGTTCAGTACCGTTGGATGTACCCCATTGAGAG GTACCTCTCACGCCTTAAGTCTTATGTAAGAAACAGGGCTGCTCCAGAAGGGTGTATTGCAGAAGGCTACATAGTGGAGGAATGTTTAACGTTTTGTTCACGGTATATGGAAGGAGTCGAAACTATATTCTCACGACCCACAAGGACGATGGAGGAGTCAACAGGGGTGGTTTCAAGTGTGGCACTAGAAAGTAGGGAATTGACCCAAGCTCATCGCTATGTGCTATTCAATTCCGAGAACATTTACCAGTTTCGTGA GATGCACAAAAGTTTGACGAAGGATGAACTTCAAAAGGGCCATTGTCGTATATCCAATGCTACTATTCATAAGCACCACATGGAGAACTTTTGTGGCTGGTTTAGATCTCAC GTGATGTCAATGACTGCTGCTGATAGGGAAAGAAGTGGACTTAGTGATACACTTGTCACGCTTTCGAAAGGGCCATATACTTCAGTAAATCGGCTGAAACATTATGTCATAAATGggttaaaatttaggagttcGAATGTCGAGGGAAATAGAAAAACGCAAAATAGTGGAGTTAGTGTTGCCACTGAAGGTGGCAATATGTACTATGGTGTGTTGACAGATATCATTGAGTTGAATTATTCTGGCAATATCAAACATGTGTTATTCAAGTGTAAATGGGTTGATGATCAAAATAGGAGGGGATATAAGACTGATGAGTTTGGGTTTCCTATGGTGAATTTTAATCATTCCGTACATGGTGGGGAGGAAATGGTGCATGAACCATATGTGTTGGCGTCTCAAGCTACACAAGTTTTTTATGTTGAAGATAAAAGGCAGAAAGATTGGTATGTTGTCGTTAAAACGAAAGCCAGAGATGTATTTGATGCAGGTATTGGGCCCCATTGTAATGAGGATGACACGGATGAGTTTCTTGAGAACATCCCGTACTCTGTCACTAGTCCTGATGTTGGTAGGGATGACCTTCGTTGGGGTCGAGATGATGTGGAGGGAATGACAATTGATGCCTCTATCATTGGCCCAAGAGATCTTCCTGAAATGGACGACTTGGATGAGTGTGAGTTCATTGATGATGACTCCAACGATGAAGATGACAACGAAGTCGATTACAGTGATGATGAGTAG